From a single Rhodococcus jostii RHA1 genomic region:
- a CDS encoding 2-keto-4-pentenoate hydratase codes for MIDDQARQEAAEMLASAENTRQPIDPLVARYPGIDVVDAYEIQLLGIRRRVGRGARIVGHKVGLSSKVMQDMMNVDEPDYGHLLDDMMLTESVPIAVRAYCAPRVEVEVGFILGADLPGSGCVEDDVIRATTAIVPSIELIDSRIANWQIKIEDTIADNASSAGVVLGRNRLDPSSVDLTDVGVEVHVADATDPTPRFLAKGRSDAVLGNPATSVAWLANKVSAFGVSLRAGDLVLPGSLTRALEVHPGDTFTASFGGGLGMVTATFI; via the coding sequence ATGATCGACGATCAGGCAAGGCAGGAAGCCGCAGAAATGCTCGCGAGCGCCGAAAACACGCGGCAGCCCATCGACCCCCTCGTCGCCCGGTATCCCGGCATCGACGTCGTGGATGCCTACGAGATCCAGCTATTGGGCATTCGCCGGCGTGTCGGGAGAGGTGCACGTATCGTCGGGCACAAGGTCGGACTGTCGTCAAAAGTAATGCAGGACATGATGAACGTGGATGAGCCGGACTACGGGCACCTGCTTGACGATATGATGCTCACCGAGTCGGTTCCGATCGCGGTGCGCGCGTACTGCGCTCCGCGAGTCGAGGTCGAGGTAGGGTTCATCCTGGGTGCCGATCTGCCGGGGAGCGGCTGCGTCGAGGACGACGTCATCCGTGCGACGACTGCGATCGTTCCAAGCATCGAGTTGATCGACAGCCGCATCGCGAACTGGCAGATCAAGATCGAGGACACGATCGCCGACAATGCGTCGTCCGCGGGCGTGGTCCTCGGACGGAACCGCCTCGATCCGAGCAGTGTCGACCTGACCGACGTCGGGGTGGAGGTCCACGTGGCCGATGCCACCGACCCAACCCCGCGATTTCTGGCGAAGGGACGGTCGGATGCGGTACTGGGTAACCCCGCGACCTCGGTCGCCTGGTTGGCGAACAAGGTCTCCGCCTTCGGTGTCTCACTGCGTGCCGGGGATCTTGTGCTTCCGGGATCGTTGACGCGCGCACTGGAAGTCCATCCCGGGGACACCTTCACCGCGTCATTCGGCGGGGGACTCGGTATGGTCACCGCCACGTTCATCTGA
- a CDS encoding 3-ketosteroid-delta-1-dehydrogenase, which yields MAKKELPGVVPAHDLTVDLLVIGSGTGMAAALAAHEQGLSVLIAEKTSYVGGSTARSGGAFWVPGSSILTEFGGRRSDPLPAARDYIGAVVGDSAPAERGRAFVDNGAATVEMLRRTTPMKFLWAKGYSDYHPEKIGGRAEGRTCECRPLDASVLGADRGRLRPGVMKASIPIPVTGADYKWMNLLARKPLKALPRIFRRVLQGIGGMAIGREYLAGGQALAAGMYAGVLEAGIPVWTETSLVRLIEDGDGRVTGAVLRQHEREVEVTAKRGVVLAAGGFDHNMEWRRKYQSERLMEHASLGSEGDTGDAIAIAQNLGAGLASMHEAWWFPAFAPLPGQPPMVMLAERSMPGSFIIDQDGRRFVNESMDYMSFGQAVLARENDGRPIEEMWIVFDQHYRNSYILAGAVFPRQPIPQEWYDAGIAHRATNPDQLAQLIGVPADTFRQTFDRFNEMAASGTDTQFGRGESAYDRYYGDPTVRPNPNLRALQKDTLYAVKVVLSDLGTCGGVVADEHARVVREDGSVIDNLYAIGNTAANAFGKSYPGAGATIGQGLVFGFIAARHAAAQNRTVNEHARGV from the coding sequence ATGGCAAAGAAGGAACTACCAGGCGTTGTGCCGGCGCATGATCTGACAGTCGACCTGTTGGTGATCGGTTCGGGGACGGGGATGGCTGCCGCCCTGGCTGCACACGAGCAGGGGTTGTCTGTGCTCATCGCCGAGAAGACCTCGTACGTCGGCGGGTCGACCGCACGGTCGGGTGGAGCTTTCTGGGTACCCGGGAGTTCGATACTCACCGAATTCGGTGGCCGGCGTAGCGACCCATTACCAGCCGCGCGCGACTACATCGGAGCGGTCGTCGGTGACTCGGCTCCGGCCGAACGCGGCCGCGCCTTCGTTGACAACGGCGCCGCCACCGTGGAAATGCTGCGGCGGACTACACCGATGAAGTTCTTGTGGGCAAAGGGGTATTCGGACTACCACCCGGAGAAAATCGGGGGTCGGGCCGAGGGTCGCACATGCGAGTGCCGGCCGTTGGACGCGTCGGTACTAGGAGCCGACCGGGGACGTCTGAGGCCCGGCGTGATGAAAGCTTCGATTCCAATTCCGGTCACCGGTGCCGATTACAAGTGGATGAACCTTCTGGCGCGCAAGCCGCTGAAGGCGCTGCCCAGAATCTTCCGGCGGGTGCTTCAAGGAATCGGGGGTATGGCGATCGGTCGTGAGTACCTGGCCGGTGGTCAAGCACTGGCAGCGGGCATGTACGCGGGAGTTCTGGAGGCGGGCATTCCGGTATGGACCGAGACCAGTCTGGTCCGGCTCATCGAGGACGGCGACGGCCGGGTCACCGGTGCGGTCCTGCGCCAGCACGAACGCGAGGTTGAGGTGACGGCCAAGCGGGGCGTTGTCCTCGCAGCCGGCGGCTTCGACCACAACATGGAGTGGCGGCGGAAATATCAGTCGGAACGTCTGATGGAGCACGCCAGTCTGGGCAGCGAGGGCGATACCGGCGACGCCATCGCGATCGCCCAGAACCTGGGAGCAGGCCTGGCGTCGATGCATGAGGCGTGGTGGTTCCCCGCGTTTGCGCCCCTGCCCGGCCAGCCTCCGATGGTCATGCTCGCCGAGCGGTCGATGCCAGGCTCGTTCATCATCGATCAAGACGGACGCCGATTCGTCAACGAGTCCATGGACTACATGTCGTTCGGTCAGGCCGTGCTCGCGCGGGAGAACGACGGTCGTCCGATCGAAGAGATGTGGATCGTTTTCGACCAGCACTATCGAAACAGCTACATCCTCGCCGGGGCCGTGTTCCCACGGCAGCCGATACCTCAGGAGTGGTACGACGCAGGAATCGCCCATCGTGCCACCAACCCTGACCAGCTGGCTCAGCTGATCGGTGTTCCGGCCGATACGTTCCGGCAGACGTTCGATCGCTTCAATGAAATGGCCGCATCCGGTACGGACACCCAATTCGGCCGAGGCGAGAGTGCCTACGATCGCTACTACGGCGATCCGACTGTCCGCCCGAACCCGAATCTTCGGGCGCTGCAAAAAGATACGTTGTACGCGGTAAAGGTGGTGCTCAGTGATCTGGGAACCTGCGGAGGGGTGGTCGCGGACGAACACGCCCGCGTGGTCCGCGAGGACGGTAGCGTGATCGACAACCTGTACGCGATCGGGAACACGGCGGCCAACGCCTTCGGCAAATCCTATCCAGGTGCGGGAGCCACCATCGGCCAGGGGCTCGTATTCGGATTTATCGCGGCACGTCACGCCGCAGCCCAGAACCGAACGGTGAACGAACACGCACGGGGCGTGTGA
- a CDS encoding IclR family transcriptional regulator, whose translation MTTQSEIDRSAPTAFLDRVSLILDSFDGPGRLTLAQIVRRTGLPRSSAHRMLDHLVQLRWLQREERHYTLGLRLVELGSLAIHYDHLHTVAFPHLMHLHRVTGFVVHLAVLDGPDIVYRQKFGGKFGGMVPTRVGARRPATRTAIGKALLAFNGQQGAEYEIIRDQGIAFEREESVAGIGCIAVPVGPMGSTVAAVSLCGPVGQMSFDHRLGGEVRMTAVAVWRGLAKQVEPAIQRGGSMRVISAMSESVRTPA comes from the coding sequence ATGACCACGCAATCAGAGATCGACCGATCGGCGCCCACCGCATTCTTGGATCGGGTCTCACTCATCCTCGACAGTTTCGACGGCCCCGGACGCCTCACGCTCGCCCAGATCGTCCGCCGGACCGGTCTGCCCCGCTCGTCCGCTCACCGAATGCTCGACCATCTGGTCCAGCTGCGCTGGCTTCAACGAGAAGAACGTCACTACACCCTCGGATTGCGCCTGGTGGAGTTGGGCTCGCTGGCGATCCATTACGATCATTTGCACACGGTGGCGTTCCCCCATCTCATGCACCTTCACCGTGTGACCGGTTTCGTCGTACACCTCGCAGTCCTGGACGGGCCCGACATCGTCTACCGCCAGAAGTTCGGCGGCAAGTTCGGCGGAATGGTCCCGACCCGGGTGGGAGCACGTCGACCAGCGACCCGGACTGCGATCGGTAAGGCGTTGCTGGCCTTCAATGGTCAGCAGGGTGCGGAGTACGAAATCATCAGAGATCAGGGCATCGCATTCGAACGCGAAGAATCCGTCGCGGGTATCGGTTGCATCGCGGTACCCGTCGGCCCGATGGGTTCGACGGTGGCAGCAGTGTCACTGTGCGGGCCGGTCGGACAGATGTCGTTCGACCACCGCCTCGGCGGAGAAGTTCGGATGACCGCCGTCGCCGTCTGGCGAGGCCTCGCCAAGCAGGTGGAACCAGCGATTCAACGCGGCGGCTCGATGCGCGTGATCAGCGCGATGAGCGAGTCGGTACGCACACCCGCCTGA